The genome window CGGCTTCGTCCTCTTAAATACCTCTTTCGCCATGTGGTATCCCCTTTGAAAAAAATCGACCGGAATCCGGTCTCCAATTCGTTTTGGAGCCCACAAGCAGGATCGAACTGCTGACCTCATCCTTACCAAGGATGCGCTCTACCGACTGAGCTATGTGGGCGCTCAGCTTATTGCTTTTTTCAAACAAAAATATATATTTCGCCGGTCTTATTCTGTCTATGGAGCGGGAAACGAGACTCGAACTCGCAACTTTCACCTTGGAAGGGTGACACTCTACCAATTGAGTTATTCCCGCCCTCTATGCAACAAATCAATGGGCATTTTTATTTTAAACACAAAAATCCGCCCGTCAATTAGTTCATAATAGAGTGGCTTAAACTACAGACTAATAAGATAATATTAACAACAATAAATGTCAAATATTATTTTGGCACATTTTCAATGAATTACATTCCCGAGCATGTAATTCCACGTTTTATACACTGGTATTCCTATATGTTTTTTTATTCTGAAAATTCTGTTAAAAATTCCGTCTGCAGGAGATAACCTGTCATGAGTCAGAACGAATACCCGATTAATGATTCGGGCGCTGATTTACACGCTGACTTATCCAAATACCACATTGAAAATGAACTGCAATGCATTGATTATAAACAGAATATAGACCATAATGCAGATGATTTTAAAACCCGTCGCAAACACCACGGTCACAACCGGTTTTCGGAAAAAGAATGGGTGCTGTCCGAGCGAGCCGAAGGCTCGTGAGTTCACACATTCCCGAAAAACGGGCAGTGAGCGGGGAAGCAGGCTTTTCGCGGGCGCCTTTTCCTTTGGATACTTTCCTTTGGGCGCGCAAAGGAAAGTATCACCTAAAATGTTCTTAAAAATAGAGAATTATCAGCTGATTTATACACCATTGACAGTAAAAAATAACATTTTCGTCATCGCGTATGTAAACGGATGCTTTTTCACCACCCGCTCAACCGTTTTATGTACTTAACCGGACATTCCCTACTCATGCGGGTAAACCGGCGGATAATCCACCTGAACCCCCGTTTCATCAAGTGTGTTATCGAACAATAAACGATTGACATCCCTGAGAATAATCCCGGTTTTCCCCGCTCCGCCGCAAAAATCCGGCTCTGTCGCCACCGTTGCCATCGGAGCGGTCTCAATAAGCCTCCGGAGAAAAGCGGCAGGGGTGATACTGTTGCCGGAGCCTGAATGGCACGGGTTCAGGAACTCCCCCTCGTATATCTCTAAGGGAAATGGAAATGTATGGGTATCCCATGAAAAGGTGAAAAAATCAAGATCGATATCGACTATCCGGTCATGAGTTCCGGTTGTTATTTCGCTCTTCGAAGAATCCCACCCGAGCAGCGGCCAGAGTCCCGCCATGGATGCTTCGTGTGTTGTATCGACGAGCGCTCCTTTGTAGGACAGCTCGCGTACGGGGCGGCCCAGCCGGAACAGCCGGTGTCCGGTTCCCTGTTCGTCAACGTATTTCTGTACGGTGGTTTCCCCTTCGACGGGTTCGATGGCGGAGCGAAACTGGACAGCATCTGAAATCAGGCCGAGTTCCATGCCGGAAAGGATCCAGTCGTCATCACGCGGCGAAAGGTGGTGTGTCACAAGCTCCACCAGATTTTCAAATGTTCCCTCATCACGGCGGAAACGGGCCAGTTCCGCGGCACCGTTCACGGGTTCGAGCGCATCACGGTGCCTGTCGAAGGTGATGAGCAGTACAGGCAGCGAAAGCATGCCTTCCTGCCAGCCCCGGTACAGGACGGGCAGTGTCCAGCGGTGATCGCGGAAAATACACGCGGGTGTGCCATACAGAGACTGCACATGGTTGGGATATATGTTCTTCAGTGACTCCGGAATCAGCGAAGCTTTGCGGTCATGGCCGCCAGGGGTAGTTCGTAAACTGTTTATCCCAGTGGAAGTGTTCTTCTGCGGCTTTTCGGGCATTACGTTTATACTCCTTCAGTTTTTCCCTGTCCCCGGCCATAGTATTTATAGCTTCGGCGATTTTTTCCGGATCGTTGTCGGGAAATATTCTCCCCATGGCGTGCTCTTCGATAACCCGTTTCAAGTACGGCAGGTCGTTTGCGGCGAGAGCCAGTCCCCCCATGGCATAATCGAACAGCTTGTTGGGCGAGGAATACATGATGCTCAGGGTCACAGGATTGAACGGGAGCACCCCGATGTCATGCCCGGTGATGATCCCGAGCGCTTCATCGGGGGCATATTTGCCCGTAATGGTAACCTTGCCGCCAAGTCCTTCCGAGTCTCTCAGCCGTTCGAGCCGTTCGACAAGGGGACCGTATCCTGAAATGGTCAGCACTGCACCGTCGATGTGTCTGAACGCGAGTACGAGTTCCTCGAGCCCCCGGAACGCCTGAACCTTGCCCTGATAGAGCACCCGCACAGGGTCGTGCACCATGTCGGTGAAAACAGGCCCCCCGAAGAGCGGGGGACAGTTCATGACAACCGAGGGAACCGTTTTCAGGCCGTATTCTTTCCCGATCATCTCCGCAATCATGGAATTGACCGTAACGACGCGATCGGCGTATACGATTCCTTCTGCTTCGAGCTCACGAAGTTTCGTGTTCGGCGCGCTCCCGTGAACCCCGATTCCCGGCCAGAACTCGTGGGCATCGTACACGAGCGTTTTCGCCGCGCCCGACCGTCGGAGTATACACCCTGCGGCAAGCGTGTCCACATCGTTGCAGTGGACGAGATCGAAGGTTCTCCCCGGAAACGCTCCGGTCATCATATGGCCGATCTTTTCGGTGCTTCGCATGAAATGATTGAAATTCATTGTCAGTACCGTATTTCGCAGCGCAGCCATGACGGATGATGAGGGAACATCCTCGTGAATCTGCGAGACGACACGGCGGTATTCGGGTTTGAGAAGTCCTCCGAGACGGTTGTAGAGCCGCTTGAGTATGAATTCCCTGCGATGGGGAAACCGCACGATGCCGATACCGTCCGCGATTTCCTTCTCCAGCCGTCCTGAGGGATTGGTACACACAACCGTCACATCGGCGCCCGAATTGCGGAGCGAGAGGCATGTTTTATGGACACGGGGGTCTTCGAGAACCTCTCCGATCAGGAGAACAAGAACCGTTTTAAGCTCTTCCGGTGCGGACATACTCCTGCTCATCGGTAATGGTATGGTGAAAAACACATTCCCTGCCTGAAAAACGGCATGTCTCCCGGCGCATCACCCTTCACCGTTTTCTCACAAAGGTAATGCCCTTTTCTGGATCGACCTGCCCCGGCCGTATGGTCAGTGTATCATGGCTGAGGTCGGTGGCTCCGCGGGCACCCTCGATCGTAAATTTCATCGAAGTGATATTCGGCGCGGAAATGGAAAAGTCCATTTCTTCGGGAAACGACAGTCCTTTGATACGCCACATGTCCGGAGCGTATTCCAGTGCCCGGAGAACCTTTTCGCGGGTTGTCCACCAGTGCGCCAGTTCGGCGCCGGTCATCGCACGGGCCCGGTCGAGGCGGCAGCGCGGGATGAACGAATGGTAAAAATGCGCCAGACCGGGAATCTCGGACGGGTCCATGTTGCCGGGATGAATGAGAACGCTGAAAAGCCCGCCTGCCGCCCTGGCATACAGATACGACTCGTGGACGCGGCGTTTCATCATTTCCTGATCTCCGCCGCTGTGGAGAAACACCGAGTCCATGAAATTGAGCGGAATTTCCAGTATTTTCCCCGCAGGATGATCGAGGGGATACGGAAAATAGGGCGACGCCATTCCGTTTCTGAAACCGGGCCTGTCGCTGAATCCCAGCGTAGCATCATACATGAGACCCGCCTGGACAGCAGCTTCGAGCGTTTTCCCGTGACGGAACATGAGATAGTGGTGACGTACCCCGGCAAGCCTGAAACCAAGACGGCACTCAAAGGATTCCAGCTGGCGTTTCAGGTCGTTGACATCGCGAAAAGCGCCGCGGGTTCCGTGAAGAGCAAGTTCACAGCCATCCTCGACGATACGCCGTATCATGGCTGTTATCTCCGATGGCTTCCGGTGGTAAACCGGATCGATATCATTTTCCCGGATGGAGTATTCGCCGCCGAACGGTGCAAAAAACCATGTCGATTTGAATCCGTTTCCGCCTTCGAGAAAGAGAAGTTCATCGAAATTCCAGTAGGGATCGTAACCCTTGAGGGCGTCCGAAAGCGCCTCAATCGTCCGCACGAACCGTCCGCCCCTGAACCGTAAGAGATCGGCCAGGGAAAGCAGCAGTTCATACACGATTCGTTTCGCCGTCCATTTCTTGACCATATCGACGTCATGGCTGAGGAAAATCGCCATCGAAGCCGAAGCCGGCCACCGAGGCAGCGAGAAAAGCGGCAGGTGCAGCTTTCGAAAGATGTAGCGGATGACGCTTTCGAGCAGGTTGAAGTGAAAGGACACGGCCGGGGCATATATGACGCTTTCGGGCAGGGGATTGTGACGGCCGTAGCGGTCGGTACCCGTCTTCTCCTCGAGCTCGCCCGACAGAATCCGGATGGTCGCTTTTATTATATCGGCAGCGAAAATCAATGTATAGGCGTTACCGGTATACCCCTCGTATACGAGCGGTCCGCCTTCGGATGTTTTAATGAAGCAGGAGAATCCCTCACGGTCGATCTGCTGAATTTTCGCCAGTATCGGCGCTTTCACCGTCATGGTTTCGTAGTGGCACGGATATTCGGGGATTTCATCGTTCTGGAGCGAAGGGACAGCTATTATTGCCGGATAGATTTCGCTGTATTCCCTGAGATTTTTCTCTGAAATATCACCGTAGACAAGCGCGATAGGCGAACGCAGGCCGCCCTCGTAAAGGCCAAGGGGAATTCCGGCATGGATTCTGAAATTCCGGGTAAACAGGGATGCAGGTCCTTCGACGCTCGATGTCAGTATCAGATCTATCATGGTGAAAAAATCCTTTTTATTTCTCCGTACGCGCCGAAAACGGCCCGAGCAAACAGGGAACCATACCGCTCTGTTACATAATACGGTTTGAGTTCTCCTCCAAACCCTTTTTTGAAAAAAGCCACCGAGGGAATATTGGCGCCGACCATGTCGAGCAGCGTGCATGTTTCCGAATACCGGCGGATCGTGTCCCAGAACAGGAGAGAAAACGCCCCTGTGGAGTTTTTGTCCGGAACCGACCCGCTGATCCATGCATAGACTGTGCCGTATCCGGATACCAGAACCATCGTGGATATGATATCGCCGTTTTCATCACGGACAGACCGCATTTCGGCAAGCCCGGTTTTCATCATCGTATCGACAAAAGCTGTCACGATATTCCGGGGAATCGGGGGTTTCTTTCCGCGATCCCGATATATCCGGTCATAGAGACCGCCGAACTGTTCCATATCGACCGGCCCGCCGGGAGCGAGGGACGATTCCGCTTTCCGCAGTACGGTGCGGACACGGCGTTCCATGAGATCCCAGACACGCCCGGTGTCGGTCAGGTCGACAATATAAGTATAACGGACGTTCCCGCGCCATCCTCCCCACGTAAACGGCCGGATATCGCCGAGGCCCGGCGCATGGACAAGACAGGAATATGAATACCGTCCGCTCAGATAACCGATAAGCAGTTCCGCACAGGTCGTCGTGAAGCTTTCTTCCCCGGTGCTCCGCTTTCCCGAGGCCGGACGATACATGACACCGCCGTACGGAGTGAGCACGGGCGTGGTTATCTTTTTGAAAGGTCCGCGTGACAGCTCGATAAACGTGACCCCCCCGGCAAGCCGGTCGTCCTCAAAAACACCGAGGAAGCGGGGCTCGCCGCCCTGTATCGCAGCCGCCGTTCTTATCCATGCGGATGTTGAAAACACCGTTCCCTGGGGCGATGAAGAAACAAAAGAGTCCCACAGGACATCGTCATTTATCGGACGAACGGTCATTTCTCTTGCCAAGGAAATTCCCTTCCAGTAAATCCGTCAAACTCAGAATCTTGATAAACCCGGCTTTCGATGCCAGAAAAATATATGCGCCAAAAAAAATCGGCAGGGACATCGTCACCACTTTAATGTCCCTGACAAACATCCGTGTCAGTAAGAACGCGACCAAACCGGCAATTGTGGAGGTTATCCCGATATCGAACAGGGTTTTTACCGGGACAAGATCGCCGAATGATACCTTGAGCGTCCTGATGATAATAACCATGAGAATGATAACATGGACATATGTCGAAAAAACCGTCGCAATGGCAGGCCCCTGGAATCCGATAAACCGTATGAGAACCACATTGAGGACGAGGTTCACTGCCAAAGCTGCAAACGATGTCCAGAACACGACCTTCGGCTTCCCGAGAGCGATGATGATAACACCGTACAGCGCAATCCGCACCGGCATCAGCAGCAGATAGATTCTGAAAGTCGGTACCGAGGCCGCATAATCGGCCCTGAACACGAGCGGAACGAGATGATCGGAAAATATCATGAGATACACGAACAGCGGCCATATGATTTTTGCGGTCAATTTCAGTGTTTTATTCACGAACAAGGCGAATCCGGCATTGTTCTGATCGTGATGAAGCTTGTTGATAACGGGTGAGACCACGCTGTAAATGGACGATAGAAGCACCCCGATAAAGGGAATCTCGATCGCTCCAACATAATAAATGCCGAGCGGCACTGCGCCATAAAATATCGATATGACAAATTTATCGAGCCATTTCGAGATGATGTCGATGGTATTGGTCAGGGCAATCGGCAGGGAAAAGCTCATCTGGAGTAAAACCATGTGCCTGCCGCTGAAAAAACTGATCGGACCCGTGTCACCGCGCATCTTGTACAGATACATCACCGACAGCATCAATTTTACCAATCCGAAAACAGCCATAACTATAAACAGTTTCTGTGCATCGGCTTTGGTTATATACTGCCAGACGGTGAGCACGATAAAAAAGATACCGTGCAGGGAGCTCAGGATAAACAGGTATTTGAGTCGCTTGAACGTAATAAAAATCGGATCTGCAAATGAAGAGGCAATGAGAAATCCGCCGTACAATCCGAACAGCCTGAGATTCGAGACAATCTCCGGATTTTTCTGAATGCCCGCAAACAACGGCGCGCCGAACCAGAACACACATGCTACCAGTACCCCTCCCATGCCCAGTATGAGCAGAGTCTGGCCGAGAAAACCGGGCCGTTCTTCCGGTGTCAGGCGCGGAAGGAAAAAATACAGCGTTTCGGGAATTCCAATGCTCAGAATCATGAACAGGGCGCTGAACATGAATACCTGCTGGAACGCCCCGAATCCTGCAGTGCCCATCGAGCGGGCAAGCCCTATGTTCAGAATAAAGAGGCTGAAGACATAGATACCTCTCCCCGAACCGACAATTCCTACTTTTCCGCCCATACTTCTATCATCGTTCATTGCGAATCGCCCTTATGGCCATGAATGACTGCCTGCCCGCAAGCCCGCACAGCACAGCATCCAGCGCCCGCCATACCGCATGAGGCAGAAATCCCGTCAAGCCCGCCATTCCCATGCGCTCCGCGGGACGGCTGACATACAGTATTACCCGCTGAACGGTGAATCCGGCATCCCGGAGCAGCTCCGTCAGAGAAAATTCATCGAACGAATGGAGATGAGCATTAACAGGGGTCTTCCTGTTACAGTGAATACAGAGCGTCTGCTCTATCTTTTCACGGTAGGGTGTGGAAACGACAAGGGAACCGCCGGGACGGATCACACGGAAAAATTCTCTGAAAGCCGCGTCAGGCTGGTCAAGATGCTCGATCGTCTCGCTCGCTACGACGGTGTCGAACCAGCCATCGCGGCAGGGAAGCCGGTAAACATCGCCGAGGGTAAAAAACACCTTTCTGTTTTTTCCTCTCATCCGGGATGACGCCCGCTTTAGACTGTCCAGCCCGAGATCGACAGCGCAGACGGTATAACCGAGCCCCGAAAGCATCTCTGAAAGCCAGCCCGAACCGGTGCCGGCATCGAGGACTTTCGTGATACCTGAACGGGGCACAAGGCCGGCGATAACCCGGAAACGTCGCTTTTCAAGGCTTTTCCGGAAGTGACCCATATCTTCCGGCATCGGCATATCATATGCATCGAGATCATAGTGTGTGGTGTAATCGCTGTACTGTATCGGTACATCTCCTGATTGTCTGAGCCATTGATGATTATGATTAAAAGACTATAAGCTATTGAGCAGCAACAGCGGCGGAAGTATTTTTTCTTCTTCGACAAGCTCGAAAAAAATCTTGCCTATTTCGGGATCCATGGTTGTTCCCATTTCCTCGCGCATGATGGAAAGCGCCTTTTCAAGAGGCATGGCCTTACGGTAGATCCTGTCGGAAGTTAGCGCATGAAATATATCGGCAACGGTCAGGATACGGCTCATGAGAGGGATATCATCACGTTTTATACCCTCCGGATACCCCTTTCCGTCATAGTGCTCGTGATGATGGTAAATGATTTTCGCCACAGGTTTCAGGGCATTGATCGAGTCGATGATTGTCATCCCCAGGATAGGATGAGCCTTTATCACGCCCATCTCCTCATCCGTGAGCCTGTCGGGTTTATTGAGAATCGCATCGCTGATACCGATTTTCCCGATATCGTGAAGAAGCCCGGAAATCTGGATCAGGTCGAGCTGTTTTTCATCGAATCCCATTCGTTCCGCAATCGCTATTGAATACTGTGTCACCATGAATGAATGACCCCCGGTGTAATGGTCACGGGAATCAATGGCGGTTGCCAGAGCCTCGATAGTTTCACGGAACATTTTCTGCTGGCCTGAAAAAAGCTCGGCATTCTTGATTGATACCGATGCCTGATCGGCAATAGCCTTGAGAAGACTCACATCATCATCGGTGATATGGTAATTGTTCCTGAACAGAACGCTCACAACACCCATAATGGTGACCTCATAGGAAAACGGCACCATGATAAGTGATGATATATTTTCAAGCATGCACAATTTTCTGAATACGGGGTCGCTCAGTTCATCAACGTTCCGGAATACCCGTACACGGCCTGCGCTGATTGTTCCGCCCAGCTCACCTTCATGTATCTGAAGGGTATCAGGAAGGAAATCGGTCTTATCCAACCCGAGGGTAATAACTTTTTTCAGGCGGTTGGCTTCAAAATCCACAAGCCATAAAATGCCCCCGGCATCTTTCATGGACCTGATTATGCTGTTCATGATAGTATTGAGCAGAACATCCAGATTGGTTATCGATGAAATGGACCGGCTGATTTCATAGATGGTGGTCAGGCGCTCGATACGTCTCCCCAGCTCGGAATCGATTTCACGAACTTTCTCGTTGAGAAGTTCACGGTGAAAGGCAAGATCGTTGTTTGTCCGCCTGAGATCATCGACCAGAGCGTTGCGCTCCAGGACGAGCCGTTTCCGTTCTATCCCCTGTTCGATGGTCTGAAGAATGGTATGCATATTCTGAAACGGCTTCATGATATAATCGAAAATATTTCTTTTAATCGCTTCGACAGCCGTATTGACAGACGCATATCCGGTCATCATGATAATGATGGTATCGGGCTGTATTTTACGGATTTCCTCGGTAAGTGTAAGGCCATCCATCCGGGGCATCTGTATGTCGGTCAGAACAACATCGTAATTTTCAGACTCGACCTGTTTCAGGGCATCGACACCGTCCGCGGCAGTATGGACAATGTATCCAAAGTGCTCCACGTACGTTTTGATTATATCCCTTATTCCCGGTTCATCGTCAACGACAAGTATTTTACCTATCACCTGAAACGTCCTCGCGACAGATATTTTCCGGAACGGTTATCCCCGTAACGTATTCCGACTTTTGATGAAATATAACACAGTACCTTCACAGACCCATCATTTTTTATCACTGCCGCCGAAACACAAGCCCTTAATCCCCGGCTCGCCGATTATCTCCATCTCCCGCCGCCGACAGCAGCGATCAGGAAAGCGATGATACTTCCGAGGATAATGATTATTTTCTGAAATCTGCTCACCTCATTTACCTCACACCAGCAGGTTATCGAGCGACGGGCTCCAGAATGCATGGTAACCGTCATGCTCATGGAGGAGAAACTTCGCGCTTTCGCCATAAGCACTGTATGCTTTCTCGATTTTCTTACAGGCAGCCCTGACGCTTTCAATGGGAAAGATCGCATCCTTTCGGCCAGTCTGGACGATACACAGCCTCGGGGCTATCAGCGACGCCACATCGGGGAAATCAGCCCACTGACAGAGACCGGGAATGTAATTGCAGCTGCAGTGACGAATGGGAAGAACCGAACCCGAAGCTTCGGTGACATACCCTGCAATGAGCGCTCGTTTGATACGGTCGTCGAGAGCCGCGGTGTACATGGTCATCATGCCGCCCCCCGAAAGGCCGATACATGCGAGCGAATCGAGCGAACATTCCTCACGGGTCGAAAGCCAGTCGATCAATACGCATATGTCTTTCGCGCGGATTCCGATAAGAGTCTTTCCCACTTCAATCGCATTGAGAAAAGGCTTCTCGCAGCCGCCGTCGAAACCGGGACGGGCATCCTCGACATAATCGACACGCTCTCCAAAGGCAAACAGCTCGGGCGCAACAGCGCACCAGCCGCGCCTGGCGCACTGGACGGCGTAATCGGTATTCAGCGTTTTTATAAGCTCGCGGGCCGTATCGTCAACCGGCTC of bacterium contains these proteins:
- a CDS encoding GNAT family N-acetyltransferase, with the protein product MAREMTVRPINDDVLWDSFVSSSPQGTVFSTSAWIRTAAAIQGGEPRFLGVFEDDRLAGGVTFIELSRGPFKKITTPVLTPYGGVMYRPASGKRSTGEESFTTTCAELLIGYLSGRYSYSCLVHAPGLGDIRPFTWGGWRGNVRYTYIVDLTDTGRVWDLMERRVRTVLRKAESSLAPGGPVDMEQFGGLYDRIYRDRGKKPPIPRNIVTAFVDTMMKTGLAEMRSVRDENGDIISTMVLVSGYGTVYAWISGSVPDKNSTGAFSLLFWDTIRRYSETCTLLDMVGANIPSVAFFKKGFGGELKPYYVTERYGSLFARAVFGAYGEIKRIFSP
- a CDS encoding glycosyltransferase — encoded protein: MSAPEELKTVLVLLIGEVLEDPRVHKTCLSLRNSGADVTVVCTNPSGRLEKEIADGIGIVRFPHRREFILKRLYNRLGGLLKPEYRRVVSQIHEDVPSSSVMAALRNTVLTMNFNHFMRSTEKIGHMMTGAFPGRTFDLVHCNDVDTLAAGCILRRSGAAKTLVYDAHEFWPGIGVHGSAPNTKLRELEAEGIVYADRVVTVNSMIAEMIGKEYGLKTVPSVVMNCPPLFGGPVFTDMVHDPVRVLYQGKVQAFRGLEELVLAFRHIDGAVLTISGYGPLVERLERLRDSEGLGGKVTITGKYAPDEALGIITGHDIGVLPFNPVTLSIMYSSPNKLFDYAMGGLALAANDLPYLKRVIEEHAMGRIFPDNDPEKIAEAINTMAGDREKLKEYKRNARKAAEEHFHWDKQFTNYPWRP
- a CDS encoding response regulator, with the protein product MIGKILVVDDEPGIRDIIKTYVEHFGYIVHTAADGVDALKQVESENYDVVLTDIQMPRMDGLTLTEEIRKIQPDTIIIMMTGYASVNTAVEAIKRNIFDYIMKPFQNMHTILQTIEQGIERKRLVLERNALVDDLRRTNNDLAFHRELLNEKVREIDSELGRRIERLTTIYEISRSISSITNLDVLLNTIMNSIIRSMKDAGGILWLVDFEANRLKKVITLGLDKTDFLPDTLQIHEGELGGTISAGRVRVFRNVDELSDPVFRKLCMLENISSLIMVPFSYEVTIMGVVSVLFRNNYHITDDDVSLLKAIADQASVSIKNAELFSGQQKMFRETIEALATAIDSRDHYTGGHSFMVTQYSIAIAERMGFDEKQLDLIQISGLLHDIGKIGISDAILNKPDRLTDEEMGVIKAHPILGMTIIDSINALKPVAKIIYHHHEHYDGKGYPEGIKRDDIPLMSRILTVADIFHALTSDRIYRKAMPLEKALSIMREEMGTTMDPEIGKIFFELVEEEKILPPLLLLNSL
- a CDS encoding UPF0489 family protein; the encoded protein is MPEKPQKNTSTGINSLRTTPGGHDRKASLIPESLKNIYPNHVQSLYGTPACIFRDHRWTLPVLYRGWQEGMLSLPVLLITFDRHRDALEPVNGAAELARFRRDEGTFENLVELVTHHLSPRDDDWILSGMELGLISDAVQFRSAIEPVEGETTVQKYVDEQGTGHRLFRLGRPVRELSYKGALVDTTHEASMAGLWPLLGWDSSKSEITTGTHDRIVDIDLDFFTFSWDTHTFPFPLEIYEGEFLNPCHSGSGNSITPAAFLRRLIETAPMATVATEPDFCGGAGKTGIILRDVNRLLFDNTLDETGVQVDYPPVYPHE
- a CDS encoding class I SAM-dependent methyltransferase; amino-acid sequence: MPEDMGHFRKSLEKRRFRVIAGLVPRSGITKVLDAGTGSGWLSEMLSGLGYTVCAVDLGLDSLKRASSRMRGKNRKVFFTLGDVYRLPCRDGWFDTVVASETIEHLDQPDAAFREFFRVIRPGGSLVVSTPYREKIEQTLCIHCNRKTPVNAHLHSFDEFSLTELLRDAGFTVQRVILYVSRPAERMGMAGLTGFLPHAVWRALDAVLCGLAGRQSFMAIRAIRNER
- a CDS encoding oligosaccharide flippase family protein — its product is MNDDRSMGGKVGIVGSGRGIYVFSLFILNIGLARSMGTAGFGAFQQVFMFSALFMILSIGIPETLYFFLPRLTPEERPGFLGQTLLILGMGGVLVACVFWFGAPLFAGIQKNPEIVSNLRLFGLYGGFLIASSFADPIFITFKRLKYLFILSSLHGIFFIVLTVWQYITKADAQKLFIVMAVFGLVKLMLSVMYLYKMRGDTGPISFFSGRHMVLLQMSFSLPIALTNTIDIISKWLDKFVISIFYGAVPLGIYYVGAIEIPFIGVLLSSIYSVVSPVINKLHHDQNNAGFALFVNKTLKLTAKIIWPLFVYLMIFSDHLVPLVFRADYAASVPTFRIYLLLMPVRIALYGVIIIALGKPKVVFWTSFAALAVNLVLNVVLIRFIGFQGPAIATVFSTYVHVIILMVIIIRTLKVSFGDLVPVKTLFDIGITSTIAGLVAFLLTRMFVRDIKVVTMSLPIFFGAYIFLASKAGFIKILSLTDLLEGNFLGKRNDRSSDK
- a CDS encoding alpha/beta hydrolase family protein, with the protein product MRGPNMVEEIKRRDMLKGGIAMSLGMVAGGSASAAPDENPFPPKKIVMAKPPEYSPLTYLKKVTAETEPKLSFRASTRAEAEAWKQKLRDRLWELIGERHVPGESNTTARLLETKTVENFSREKWEMEVVPGRSMPFYMLKPKSASKPMKTVLCLHGHGNGARDIINEPVDDTARELIKTLNTDYAVQCARRGWCAVAPELFAFGERVDYVEDARPGFDGGCEKPFLNAIEVGKTLIGIRAKDICVLIDWLSTREECSLDSLACIGLSGGGMMTMYTAALDDRIKRALIAGYVTEASGSVLPIRHCSCNYIPGLCQWADFPDVASLIAPRLCIVQTGRKDAIFPIESVRAACKKIEKAYSAYGESAKFLLHEHDGYHAFWSPSLDNLLV